A stretch of Sphingorhabdus sp. YGSMI21 DNA encodes these proteins:
- a CDS encoding 1,6-dihydroxycyclohexa-2,4-diene-1-carboxylate dehydrogenase: protein MTLARRFENQVAVVTGGAQGIGLATAQRMAEEGATVIVADRAAQATQDAVDRLRESGADVHAAIVDLERCEGAVELYRTVADRFGRIDVAVHNVGGTIWAKPYWEYTPNEIVSEINRSLWPTLWCCHTVVPYMLAAGRGSIVNIGSVATRGVNRVPYAAAKGGVAALTAALSLELEASGVRVNCVAPGGVNVTRVTPRDPAPMSETVKAGFVGVMEQTMRDTPMARFGEPEELAAAICFFASREASYVTGQTLFVAGGGIG, encoded by the coding sequence ATGACTTTAGCCAGACGGTTCGAAAACCAAGTCGCGGTTGTGACAGGCGGAGCTCAGGGTATCGGGCTGGCCACGGCCCAGCGCATGGCTGAAGAAGGAGCGACCGTGATCGTCGCTGATCGAGCGGCTCAAGCCACGCAAGATGCGGTCGATCGCCTGCGGGAAAGTGGTGCCGATGTCCACGCCGCCATCGTCGACCTCGAGAGATGCGAAGGAGCGGTCGAACTGTATCGAACGGTGGCCGATCGTTTCGGCCGGATCGACGTTGCAGTCCACAACGTAGGCGGCACGATTTGGGCCAAACCTTACTGGGAATATACCCCGAACGAGATCGTGTCTGAAATCAACCGTTCGCTGTGGCCGACACTTTGGTGCTGCCACACGGTGGTGCCGTACATGCTCGCGGCCGGTCGCGGTTCAATCGTCAATATCGGTTCAGTGGCCACGCGCGGCGTGAACCGGGTTCCCTATGCCGCCGCCAAAGGCGGGGTTGCCGCACTGACCGCAGCCTTGTCGCTGGAACTGGAAGCCAGCGGCGTGCGCGTGAACTGCGTTGCGCCGGGCGGGGTCAACGTTACCCGGGTCACTCCGCGCGATCCTGCACCGATGAGCGAAACCGTCAAGGCTGGTTTTGTTGGGGTGATGGAGCAGACCATGCGCGACACCCCGATGGCCCGCTTCGGCGAACCCGAGGAACTGGCCGCAGCGATCTGCTTTTTTGCCTCTCGGGAGGCGTCGTATGTCACCGGGCAGACACTCTTCGTCGCGGGAGGTGGCATTGGATAA
- a CDS encoding fatty acid desaturase: MVASVFPKNQEEYFEQLRRPPLLALPTTLLFVASMGSIGGVWYLALTGQIPIWLGTIANGLITYLLFSVIHDAAHYSLSRVKWLNETIGAIGLFFLFPYAPMVLLRWVHNKHHSYANGPLDPDRFEHESPWWQVPFRWMFFDGAYIHYFIKRGQNVRKKHGRELVGFYAALLALFVGAIYFGFGFELFMLWFLPSRITLFLIAVVFVILPHYPAMVAQDEEPYMATTMRYGWEWLLTPVLVYQNYHLIHHLYPEIPFYRMHKAYFIKFDEINRQDISRQTAFGLKPENMASHLAYRQSRDSAVNPAE; this comes from the coding sequence ATGGTTGCGAGTGTTTTTCCAAAAAACCAGGAAGAGTATTTCGAGCAGTTGCGGCGCCCCCCCCTGCTGGCGCTGCCGACGACCTTGCTTTTCGTCGCCTCGATGGGCAGTATAGGCGGTGTCTGGTATCTGGCACTGACGGGGCAGATACCTATCTGGCTCGGCACCATCGCCAACGGTTTGATCACCTATTTACTGTTCAGCGTGATACACGACGCGGCCCATTATTCCCTGTCAAGAGTCAAATGGCTGAATGAGACGATCGGGGCGATCGGGCTCTTTTTCCTGTTCCCCTATGCGCCGATGGTGCTTTTGCGGTGGGTGCACAACAAGCACCACAGCTATGCCAATGGCCCACTCGACCCTGACCGTTTCGAACACGAATCGCCATGGTGGCAGGTACCGTTCCGCTGGATGTTTTTTGACGGTGCCTATATCCATTACTTTATCAAACGTGGCCAGAACGTTCGCAAGAAGCACGGCAGGGAACTCGTCGGTTTCTACGCAGCTTTGCTCGCCCTTTTCGTGGGGGCCATCTATTTTGGATTCGGCTTCGAGCTGTTCATGTTGTGGTTCCTGCCCTCGCGGATCACGCTGTTCCTGATCGCAGTAGTCTTCGTGATCCTGCCGCACTACCCGGCGATGGTCGCCCAGGATGAAGAACCATATATGGCCACGACGATGCGCTATGGATGGGAATGGCTGCTGACACCGGTGCTTGTCTATCAGAACTACCATCTCATCCATCATCTCTATCCGGAAATTCCCTTTTACAGGATGCACAAGGCCTATTTCATCAAGTTCGATGAGATCAACCGCCAGGACATCAGCCGGCAGACCGCCTTCGGGCTCAAGCCAGAAAACATGGCGTCCCATCTGGCCTACCGCCAGTCGAGAGACTCGGCGGTGAACCCGGCCGAATAA
- a CDS encoding sigma-54-dependent Fis family transcriptional regulator, with protein MKHLPAYTDLTSRLRFSPEQGRIWRDSERCVLLSNSALTMLRNELVVQLGLVKARRLFWELGFAEGSRCAVEAKHLRPGSSFLDAFAVGPQAHAVTGFGWTEIETLETDTENGHFEGRFLVHDSIEAGIHLATEGVHTDPVCWLQTGFASGFASTFAGQPIIMREIECQGMGHPACLLHGKPEAEWPGLDDAETNAVPLDPAVSRHQDKHFVAGVSAGFNAVRNLIERTARTDASLLFLGETGVGKEVFAKLAHRLSLRNDAPFVALNCAAIPEGLIEAELFGVAKGAFTGAGADRPGRFELADGGTLFLDEISMLSPLAQSKVLRAIQEGEFERVGDTRTIQVNVRLIAASNVDLEAAMDEGTFRADLYFRISTLPIRVPPLRERREDIPGFMEHFRAKYAKRHGRTVDGFTARAINALLMHDYPGNVRELERMVERAVLLADESGAIDLRHLFIGSDRMRIRSGMTLTHDGRIDESEPRQEEPSPICQLVGLLRQNGETLSTIEDAMVRAAVEAAGGNVAQAARDLGLTRRQLSYKVEKMHGCD; from the coding sequence ATGAAACATCTTCCGGCCTATACCGACCTTACCAGCCGACTGCGGTTCTCGCCTGAGCAAGGACGCATCTGGCGTGACAGCGAACGCTGCGTATTGTTGAGCAATTCCGCACTGACCATGTTGCGCAACGAACTGGTCGTTCAACTGGGCCTTGTCAAAGCGCGTAGGCTGTTCTGGGAACTAGGCTTCGCAGAAGGCTCGCGTTGCGCGGTTGAAGCAAAACATTTGCGGCCCGGCAGCAGTTTCCTCGATGCCTTTGCGGTCGGACCACAAGCCCACGCAGTGACCGGGTTCGGCTGGACAGAAATCGAGACTTTGGAGACCGATACCGAGAACGGACATTTTGAAGGCCGGTTTCTGGTACACGATTCTATTGAAGCCGGGATCCATCTCGCCACCGAAGGCGTCCACACCGATCCGGTGTGCTGGCTGCAAACCGGTTTTGCCAGCGGTTTTGCGAGCACATTCGCAGGCCAGCCCATAATAATGCGCGAGATCGAGTGCCAAGGAATGGGCCATCCAGCCTGCCTGCTCCATGGCAAGCCGGAAGCGGAATGGCCGGGGCTGGACGATGCCGAAACGAATGCGGTTCCACTCGATCCGGCAGTGTCCAGGCACCAAGACAAACATTTCGTCGCAGGGGTATCGGCAGGGTTCAACGCAGTACGCAACCTGATCGAACGCACGGCACGAACGGATGCCAGCCTGTTGTTTCTTGGAGAGACGGGTGTCGGCAAGGAGGTGTTTGCCAAGCTGGCGCACCGGCTGAGCCTACGCAATGATGCGCCGTTCGTCGCGCTCAATTGCGCGGCCATTCCAGAAGGCCTCATCGAAGCCGAACTGTTCGGCGTGGCCAAGGGCGCTTTTACTGGAGCCGGGGCAGACCGGCCGGGACGTTTCGAACTCGCCGACGGCGGTACGCTCTTTCTCGACGAGATTTCGATGCTCTCGCCCCTAGCACAAAGCAAAGTCCTGCGGGCCATCCAGGAAGGCGAGTTCGAGCGTGTGGGTGACACCAGGACCATCCAGGTAAACGTCCGCCTGATCGCGGCGTCCAACGTCGATCTCGAGGCCGCTATGGACGAAGGGACCTTTCGTGCCGACTTGTACTTCCGCATTTCAACACTCCCTATAAGGGTTCCGCCACTGCGAGAGCGGCGTGAGGACATACCGGGATTTATGGAACACTTCCGCGCCAAATATGCCAAGCGTCACGGGCGGACCGTTGACGGCTTTACGGCACGAGCGATTAACGCGCTGCTAATGCACGATTACCCTGGTAACGTTAGGGAATTGGAGCGGATGGTTGAGCGCGCTGTGCTGCTGGCCGACGAATCTGGTGCTATCGATTTGCGCCACCTTTTCATCGGGTCTGACAGAATGCGCATTCGAAGCGGCATGACGCTGACCCATGATGGCCGCATCGACGAATCGGAGCCGAGGCAGGAAGAGCCGTCCCCGATTTGTCAGCTGGTTGGCTTGCTTCGCCAGAATGGCGAAACGCTCTCGACCATAGAAGATGCCATGGTGCGGGCTGCTGTTGAAGCCGCTGGCGGCAATGTTGCACAAGCGGCCCGAGACTTGGGGCTGACGCGTCGACAGCTCTCTTACAAGGTTGAGAAAATGCACGGTTGCGACTAG
- a CDS encoding IS4 family transposase, translating into MKDSGFDAAKWADGEVDIVAFRDKRLGERLHTMLAQMAAAIGAPIPMACQDWANTKAAYRFLSNNAVNEGNILAGHFQATQARVAALDGFILILQDTTEFSYQRRDPKRIGAIGLAPSRRDENGRLRLHTVCGLLMHSSLAVTPEGLPLGLTAAKFWTHNRFKGTNALKRRINPTRVPIEEKESYRWLENMRQSTALLGKPGRLVHIGDRENDIYEFFCEAQSAGTHFLVRTCVDRLAGDGGHTIADEMSEVAVQGMHRVTINKDDHADIELRYRRIQVLPPIRKQKRYPSLSLTVLHARECGAPEGRPPIDWRLITDLPVTTPAEAIEKLDWYAQRWKIELFHKILKSGCRAEDARLRTAERLANLIAIFCILSWRLFWVTMINRAAPAASPRLVLTDVEIALIEGLVASRKKALMGRTLADYVTQIARLGGYLARAHDPPPGNIVIWRGWSRLMDLKIGANLIR; encoded by the coding sequence GTGAAAGATTCCGGTTTTGATGCAGCCAAATGGGCTGATGGTGAAGTTGATATCGTCGCATTTCGCGACAAGCGACTGGGCGAGCGGCTGCATACGATGCTTGCGCAGATGGCAGCAGCGATTGGCGCGCCGATCCCGATGGCCTGTCAGGACTGGGCGAATACCAAGGCGGCCTACCGCTTTTTGTCGAATAACGCGGTGAACGAAGGCAATATCCTCGCTGGTCATTTCCAGGCGACCCAGGCGCGCGTTGCTGCGCTTGACGGGTTTATCCTGATTTTACAGGACACCACTGAATTTTCCTATCAACGGCGCGATCCCAAACGGATTGGCGCTATTGGCCTGGCTCCCAGCCGACGCGATGAAAATGGTCGGCTGCGGCTTCATACGGTCTGCGGGCTGCTCATGCATTCCAGCCTTGCGGTCACGCCCGAAGGATTGCCGCTTGGGCTGACGGCGGCAAAATTCTGGACCCACAACAGGTTCAAGGGCACCAACGCACTGAAGCGCCGGATCAATCCCACCCGGGTGCCGATTGAAGAGAAGGAGAGCTACCGCTGGCTCGAGAATATGCGTCAGTCGACGGCCCTGTTGGGCAAGCCGGGGCGGCTGGTCCATATCGGCGACCGCGAGAACGACATTTACGAATTTTTCTGCGAGGCGCAGTCGGCCGGCACGCATTTTCTGGTCCGCACCTGTGTCGATCGTCTGGCCGGTGACGGTGGTCACACCATCGCCGACGAAATGAGCGAGGTCGCTGTCCAGGGAATGCACCGGGTCACCATCAACAAGGACGATCATGCCGACATCGAGCTACGCTATCGGCGCATCCAGGTGTTGCCACCGATCCGCAAGCAAAAACGCTATCCGTCCCTGAGCCTGACCGTCCTGCATGCCCGTGAATGTGGAGCACCTGAAGGTCGGCCCCCTATCGACTGGCGGCTTATCACTGATCTGCCGGTTACAACGCCAGCCGAAGCGATTGAAAAGCTCGACTGGTATGCTCAGCGTTGGAAGATCGAGCTTTTCCACAAGATACTCAAATCCGGTTGTCGGGCCGAGGATGCTCGGCTCCGAACCGCCGAACGCCTTGCCAATCTGATTGCGATATTCTGCATCCTGTCCTGGCGACTGTTCTGGGTGACCATGATCAACCGCGCCGCGCCTGCCGCATCACCCAGGCTCGTGCTCACCGACGTTGAAATCGCCCTGATTGAAGGCCTCGTGGCTTCCCGAAAGAAAGCGCTTATGGGCAGAACCCTCGCCGATTACGTAACCCAGATTGCACGGCTCGGCGGTTATCTCGCTCGAGCTCATGATCCGCCCCCGGGCAACATCGTAATCTGGCGAGGGTGGTCCCGCCTCATGGACCTCAAAATTGGCGCCAACCTCATCCGTTGA
- a CDS encoding FAD-dependent oxidoreductase: MRSVAIVGANLAGGRAAEALRQAGFDGRVTLIGEEPWRPYERPPLSKEFLWNPAEVPDNFFLQDENWYSDNRIDLLLNTRAEALDLTAGGVRLSGGRMVAADKVLLATGGHARKLNLAGADCANVHYLRTRDDASRMALDLRPGARVVIVGMGVIGAEVAASAIKLGCEVTAVEPMAAPMERALGKRFGQWLGEEHRKRGVKTHFNRGVTGFKFADGGVSAVEIDDGTVIPCDAVVVGVGIIPATSLAVDAGLTVNNGIVVDRRCQTSNPAVFAAGDVAEQDGFFGGRFRQETYQNAADQAQAAALAMLGHEVDYCKPMWYWSDQFDLNIQFCGQIPVQAEVVLRGDIESNAFVAFFLSGDTIDGVLTVKRAPDMGIGKRLVERRVSASADRLADANVSLRELLKQTA, translated from the coding sequence ATGCGTTCAGTTGCTATCGTAGGGGCCAATCTCGCGGGTGGGCGAGCGGCGGAAGCGCTGCGGCAGGCAGGATTTGACGGCCGGGTCACCCTCATCGGTGAGGAGCCTTGGCGGCCCTACGAACGCCCGCCGCTGTCCAAGGAGTTCCTGTGGAATCCCGCCGAAGTGCCGGACAATTTTTTCCTGCAGGATGAGAACTGGTACTCCGACAACCGGATCGACCTGCTGCTCAACACCCGTGCCGAAGCGCTCGATTTGACTGCGGGCGGAGTGCGTCTGTCCGGGGGGCGAATGGTCGCCGCCGACAAGGTGCTGCTGGCGACTGGCGGACACGCTCGCAAGCTGAACTTGGCGGGAGCCGATTGCGCCAACGTCCATTATCTGCGCACCCGTGACGACGCCTCCAGAATGGCTCTCGACCTTCGCCCGGGCGCACGGGTGGTGATCGTTGGCATGGGCGTGATCGGAGCCGAAGTGGCTGCCAGCGCGATCAAGCTGGGCTGCGAAGTGACTGCCGTAGAACCGATGGCGGCTCCGATGGAACGGGCGCTGGGCAAGCGCTTCGGCCAATGGCTGGGCGAAGAGCACCGCAAGCGCGGGGTCAAGACCCATTTCAACCGGGGCGTAACGGGTTTCAAGTTCGCGGACGGCGGCGTATCCGCCGTCGAGATCGACGACGGCACCGTCATCCCCTGTGATGCCGTCGTCGTTGGCGTGGGGATCATTCCTGCAACCTCGCTTGCGGTCGATGCCGGGTTGACTGTAAACAATGGGATCGTCGTCGACCGTCGATGCCAGACCAGCAATCCGGCGGTATTTGCCGCCGGTGACGTGGCCGAACAGGACGGTTTTTTTGGCGGACGCTTCCGGCAGGAAACCTATCAGAACGCAGCCGACCAGGCCCAGGCTGCGGCATTGGCGATGCTTGGTCACGAAGTCGACTACTGCAAGCCTATGTGGTACTGGAGCGACCAGTTCGATCTGAACATCCAGTTCTGCGGACAAATTCCGGTGCAGGCCGAGGTTGTCCTTCGCGGCGATATCGAAAGCAACGCTTTCGTCGCTTTCTTTCTGTCCGGCGATACCATTGACGGTGTCCTGACAGTCAAACGCGCGCCCGATATGGGGATTGGCAAGCGGCTGGTCGAACGGCGGGTGAGCGCCAGCGCGGATCGGCTTGCTGATGCGAACGTGTCGTTGCGCGAGTTGCTCAAGCAGACTGCCTGA
- a CDS encoding aromatic ring-hydroxylating dioxygenase subunit alpha has product MTEIKLSWPKNYNEIPKEAFVREDIYAEEVKRIFHGTEWHPVAHESELPNPGDFKTYRLAGVPLLIGRDVEGVVRVFYNACSHRGNQLETAVMGNKTEFECPYHRWLFDSKGDLVGCPNPREFLPGFNKADYPLAQPRFDIFFGLIFVTLSAQTESLLEYLGDSQNCLRELLAGDGRLKLLGYQKVRYDSNWKSYTDNDGYHAPLLHQAFKMLNWQGGKGRQFAVTKRGHICFESALSVATGPSVLKDKSLIEFKGQDPAVGSRIVSLFPTFVSTKHLDVINLRFATPIDAATVEVHYAYFAHQDDDEEMVRHRLRQSSNLLGPCGLISMEDASIFHRIHIGNHTPGSAIFQKGVHDPLKLESEFLQNDESGNLPRWEYYRSVMGFERATV; this is encoded by the coding sequence ATGACGGAAATAAAGCTATCCTGGCCAAAGAATTATAATGAAATTCCTAAAGAAGCCTTCGTTCGCGAGGACATTTATGCGGAAGAGGTCAAACGCATTTTTCACGGTACGGAATGGCACCCGGTCGCCCATGAAAGCGAATTGCCCAACCCGGGTGATTTCAAGACCTACCGCTTGGCCGGCGTACCGTTGCTTATCGGGCGCGACGTTGAAGGCGTGGTGCGGGTGTTCTACAACGCCTGCTCGCACCGAGGCAATCAACTCGAGACGGCGGTTATGGGCAACAAGACGGAATTCGAATGTCCATACCACCGCTGGTTGTTCGATTCCAAGGGAGACCTCGTCGGTTGTCCCAACCCACGGGAATTTCTGCCCGGCTTCAACAAGGCCGATTATCCGCTCGCCCAGCCTCGATTCGACATTTTTTTTGGCCTGATCTTCGTGACGCTTTCGGCGCAAACCGAGTCGCTGCTTGAATACCTAGGTGACTCGCAGAATTGCCTGCGCGAGTTGCTTGCGGGCGACGGGCGGCTCAAGCTGCTCGGCTACCAGAAGGTTCGTTATGATTCGAACTGGAAGTCGTACACCGATAACGATGGCTATCATGCGCCGCTGTTGCATCAGGCGTTCAAGATGCTCAACTGGCAAGGCGGCAAAGGTCGCCAGTTTGCGGTAACAAAACGCGGCCACATCTGTTTCGAATCGGCACTTTCTGTGGCAACCGGGCCTTCCGTGCTCAAGGACAAGTCGCTGATCGAGTTCAAGGGGCAGGATCCTGCGGTCGGATCCCGGATCGTCTCGCTCTTTCCCACCTTTGTTTCAACGAAACATCTTGATGTCATCAATTTGCGCTTCGCCACACCGATCGATGCAGCGACAGTCGAGGTTCACTACGCCTATTTCGCGCATCAGGATGACGACGAGGAGATGGTTCGCCACCGCTTGCGGCAAAGTTCCAATCTGCTGGGCCCGTGCGGTCTGATAAGCATGGAAGATGCCTCGATCTTCCATCGCATCCACATCGGAAATCACACACCAGGGTCGGCCATCTTCCAGAAGGGAGTGCATGACCCTTTGAAGCTGGAATCGGAATTTCTTCAGAATGACGAGAGCGGCAATCTGCCACGCTGGGAATATTACCGTTCGGTCATGGGGTTCGAAAGGGCGACAGTATGA
- a CDS encoding aromatic-ring-hydroxylating dioxygenase subunit beta — protein MMKTDTSLEAALNALLLADAHALDSKDMPGWLANYADEEAAAYYCRSAENSEHGLALGFMYDDCRARLEDRVTFVNDIWAGTFQDYRTRHFVQLTSYDRVDATALEMRSNFSVFMTPKDSGITQVLAAGQYLDSVRQGKNGELKLLSRRAELDTSVLPRYLVYPI, from the coding sequence ATGATGAAGACAGATACATCACTCGAAGCGGCGCTAAACGCCTTGCTGCTGGCCGATGCTCACGCGCTCGACAGCAAGGATATGCCGGGGTGGCTTGCTAACTACGCGGACGAGGAGGCTGCCGCCTACTACTGCCGTTCGGCGGAAAATTCGGAGCACGGACTCGCCCTTGGCTTCATGTACGACGACTGCCGCGCCAGGCTCGAGGATCGCGTCACCTTCGTGAACGACATCTGGGCGGGCACCTTTCAGGATTATCGTACCCGCCATTTCGTCCAACTCACCAGTTATGATCGCGTTGATGCAACCGCTTTGGAAATGCGATCCAACTTTTCGGTGTTCATGACGCCTAAAGACAGCGGGATCACCCAGGTGTTGGCGGCGGGGCAGTATCTCGATAGTGTGCGGCAAGGGAAGAATGGCGAACTGAAGCTGTTATCGCGGCGGGCTGAGCTCGATACCTCCGTACTTCCACGATATCTGGTCTATCCGATTTGA
- a CDS encoding dihydrodipicolinate synthase family protein translates to MTRTLMKSGDVKGAWAIIPTPAKDKASDWRATNTVDLDETARVVNGLIDAGINGILSMGTLGEAATMTHDEKLDFMKALVDAAAGRVPIFVGTTCINTRDTVALTRQALELGADGTMLGIPMWCAPSLDVAVQFYKDVAEAVPEMNIAIYANPEAFKFDFPRPFWAQVAEIPQVVTAKYIGIGNLLADLSAIRGRIKLLPIDFDYYAAARMDDSIDAFWSSGSVCDPLVTTTIRDNILKARETGDWNAARAFQARLGPTAAPLFPNGSFKEFSTYNIALEKARMNAGGWMNAGPVRPPYHLCPEPYLEGARLSGRMWAELGKALAAEK, encoded by the coding sequence ATGACACGTACACTTATGAAATCTGGTGACGTCAAAGGCGCTTGGGCGATTATTCCCACTCCGGCGAAGGATAAAGCCTCGGATTGGCGAGCGACAAATACGGTCGATCTCGATGAAACTGCGCGCGTGGTGAACGGCCTGATAGACGCGGGGATCAACGGGATTCTCAGTATGGGGACGCTTGGCGAAGCGGCGACCATGACCCACGACGAAAAGCTCGATTTCATGAAGGCGCTGGTCGATGCTGCGGCCGGCCGGGTGCCGATATTCGTCGGCACCACCTGCATCAACACCCGCGACACCGTAGCATTGACCCGGCAAGCGCTTGAACTCGGCGCGGATGGCACGATGCTGGGAATTCCGATGTGGTGCGCGCCCAGCCTTGACGTTGCTGTCCAGTTCTACAAGGACGTCGCTGAAGCCGTCCCGGAGATGAACATTGCAATCTACGCCAATCCGGAGGCTTTCAAGTTTGATTTTCCGCGGCCGTTCTGGGCACAAGTAGCTGAAATTCCGCAGGTCGTTACCGCCAAATATATCGGTATCGGCAACCTGCTGGCGGACCTTTCGGCTATTCGCGGTCGGATCAAGTTGTTGCCGATCGACTTCGACTATTACGCTGCGGCCCGCATGGACGATTCGATCGACGCTTTCTGGTCCAGCGGCTCTGTGTGCGACCCGTTAGTGACCACAACGATTCGCGACAATATTTTGAAAGCCCGCGAAACCGGTGACTGGAACGCGGCACGCGCCTTCCAGGCGCGACTCGGACCGACGGCAGCTCCGCTGTTCCCGAACGGCAGCTTCAAGGAATTCTCGACCTACAACATCGCGCTAGAAAAGGCGCGCATGAATGCCGGTGGGTGGATGAATGCTGGCCCGGTTCGGCCACCATACCATCTTTGTCCGGAACCGTACCTCGAGGGCGCACGCCTGTCGGGCAGAATGTGGGCCGAACTTGGCAAGGCACTCGCGGCCGAAAAATGA